The following proteins are co-located in the Mobula hypostoma chromosome 4, sMobHyp1.1, whole genome shotgun sequence genome:
- the LOC134345476 gene encoding uracil nucleotide/cysteinyl leukotriene receptor-like isoform X1 has protein sequence MSVAAGWCKLGNTGGAPARMFTEAARQDPGKTTMAYPILPNNASGPQCTEESTEENLFFSSFYGVVFVLAFVGNILAVWVFSCDNHTNTTTNIYLMHLAVADLSYVLILPMRMVYHLSQNHWPFGEVPCRITGFLFYLNMYASIFFLTCISADRFLAIVYPVRSMRVRKPLYANIACVVLWVLVVLGVAPMLGAPQTLQSSNTTTVCLQLYREKTSSFALVPLTVGFVVPFVITVTCYLLIIHSLRRGNRIERHLKDKAIKMIILVLTIFLVCFVPYHINRYLYILSTSSVPSSCRDRRLIALSNRITSCLTSLNSCLDPVVYFFVGEKFRERFCHFVCGRRKRTQSVSHETKTNESSLSGKSEL, from the coding sequence ATGTTCACTGAAGCTGCACGCCAAGACCCGGGAAAGACTACTATGGCGTACCCCATCCTACCCAACAATGCCAGCGGGCCCCAGTGCACTGAGGAGAGCACCGAAGAGAACCTGTTCTTCTCCTCCTTCTACGGGGTAGTGTTTGTGTTGGCATTTGTGGGCAACATCCTCGCAGTGTGGGTCTTCTCCTGCGATaaccacaccaacaccaccaccaaCATATACCTGATGCACCTGGCGGTGGCCGACCTGTCCTACGTGCTCATTCTCCCCATGAGGATGGTGTATCACCTGAGCCAGAACCACTGGCCCTTCGGAGAGGTGCCCTGCCGCATCACTGGCTTCCTCTTCTACCTCAACATGTACGCCAGCATCTTTTTCCTGACCTGCATTAGCGCCGACCGCTTCCTGGCCATCGTCTACCCAGTCAGGTCCATGCGCGTCCGTAAGCCGCTCTACGCCAACATTGCCTGCGTGGTCCTCTGGGTGCTGGTGGTTCTGGGGGTGGCTCCCATGCTAGGAGCCCCCCAGACCCTGCAGAGCAGCAACACTACCACTGTGTGTCTGCAGCTGTACCGCGAGAAGACGTCCAGCTTTGCTCTGGTGCCCCTAACGGTCGGCTTCGTGGTCCCATTTGTCATCACGGTCACCTGCTACCTGCTCATCATCCACAGTCTGCGCAGGGGCAACCGAATCGAGAGGCACTTGAAGGACAAGGCCATAAAGATGATAATCCTGGTGCTCACCATCTTCCTCGTCTGCTTTGTGCCCTACCACATCAACCGCTACCTGTACATCCTGTCCACCAGCTCAGTCCCCTCCAGCTGCCGGGACAGGAGGCTCATCGCCCTCAGCAACCGCATCACGTCCTGCCTGACCAGCCTCAACAGCTGCCTTGACCCTGTGGTCTACTTCTTCGTTGGGGAGAAGTTCCGTGAGCGCTTCTGCCACTTTGTGTGCGGCCGCAGGAAGAGGACGCAGTCTGTCAGCCATGAGACCAAGACAAATGAGAGCTCGCTCAGCGGCAAGTCAGAGCTTTAG
- the LOC134345476 gene encoding uracil nucleotide/cysteinyl leukotriene receptor-like isoform X2, producing MFTEAARQDPGKTTMAYPILPNNASGPQCTEESTEENLFFSSFYGVVFVLAFVGNILAVWVFSCDNHTNTTTNIYLMHLAVADLSYVLILPMRMVYHLSQNHWPFGEVPCRITGFLFYLNMYASIFFLTCISADRFLAIVYPVRSMRVRKPLYANIACVVLWVLVVLGVAPMLGAPQTLQSSNTTTVCLQLYREKTSSFALVPLTVGFVVPFVITVTCYLLIIHSLRRGNRIERHLKDKAIKMIILVLTIFLVCFVPYHINRYLYILSTSSVPSSCRDRRLIALSNRITSCLTSLNSCLDPVVYFFVGEKFRERFCHFVCGRRKRTQSVSHETKTNESSLSGKSEL from the coding sequence ATGTTCACTGAAGCTGCACGCCAAGACCCGGGAAAGACTACTATGGCGTACCCCATCCTACCCAACAATGCCAGCGGGCCCCAGTGCACTGAGGAGAGCACCGAAGAGAACCTGTTCTTCTCCTCCTTCTACGGGGTAGTGTTTGTGTTGGCATTTGTGGGCAACATCCTCGCAGTGTGGGTCTTCTCCTGCGATaaccacaccaacaccaccaccaaCATATACCTGATGCACCTGGCGGTGGCCGACCTGTCCTACGTGCTCATTCTCCCCATGAGGATGGTGTATCACCTGAGCCAGAACCACTGGCCCTTCGGAGAGGTGCCCTGCCGCATCACTGGCTTCCTCTTCTACCTCAACATGTACGCCAGCATCTTTTTCCTGACCTGCATTAGCGCCGACCGCTTCCTGGCCATCGTCTACCCAGTCAGGTCCATGCGCGTCCGTAAGCCGCTCTACGCCAACATTGCCTGCGTGGTCCTCTGGGTGCTGGTGGTTCTGGGGGTGGCTCCCATGCTAGGAGCCCCCCAGACCCTGCAGAGCAGCAACACTACCACTGTGTGTCTGCAGCTGTACCGCGAGAAGACGTCCAGCTTTGCTCTGGTGCCCCTAACGGTCGGCTTCGTGGTCCCATTTGTCATCACGGTCACCTGCTACCTGCTCATCATCCACAGTCTGCGCAGGGGCAACCGAATCGAGAGGCACTTGAAGGACAAGGCCATAAAGATGATAATCCTGGTGCTCACCATCTTCCTCGTCTGCTTTGTGCCCTACCACATCAACCGCTACCTGTACATCCTGTCCACCAGCTCAGTCCCCTCCAGCTGCCGGGACAGGAGGCTCATCGCCCTCAGCAACCGCATCACGTCCTGCCTGACCAGCCTCAACAGCTGCCTTGACCCTGTGGTCTACTTCTTCGTTGGGGAGAAGTTCCGTGAGCGCTTCTGCCACTTTGTGTGCGGCCGCAGGAAGAGGACGCAGTCTGTCAGCCATGAGACCAAGACAAATGAGAGCTCGCTCAGCGGCAAGTCAGAGCTTTAG